A window of the Streptomyces formicae genome harbors these coding sequences:
- the nuoH gene encoding NADH-quinone oxidoreductase subunit NuoH, giving the protein MIALAQLAAQPQSVLAAEDLSMFGRDPWWLVVIKAVFCFAFLMVTVLFSIVWERKVVAWMQLRIGPNRHGPWGLLQSLADGVKLMLKEDVIVKRADKVVYVLAPIIAAIPAFMAIAVIPFGPAGNEISVFGQRTTMQLTDLPIAMLYILAVASVGIYGIVLAGWSSGSTYPLLGGLRSCAQMISYEIAMGAAFASVFLYSGSMSTSAIVEAQADRWYVLLLPVSFLIYIVTMIGETNRAPFDMPESEGDLVGGFNTEYSSIKFALFMLAEYVNMVTVSAVSVTLFLGGWRAPYPISTFWEGANHGWWPMLWFVIKVQLLLFFFIWLRGTLPRVRYDQLMKLGWKVLIPVSVVWLMLVATVRALRNEGQDFSQIVLYVGGAVLAVLLLSFVVDLVRGKPEGGAEAGKAAPPTAFDPMAGGYPVPPLPGQELPPVPRRRPRRDRELIVSGGVNTDSDGPRDGRDGKEADGV; this is encoded by the coding sequence ATGATCGCGCTTGCTCAGCTCGCGGCGCAGCCGCAGAGCGTCCTCGCCGCCGAGGACCTCTCGATGTTCGGTCGGGACCCGTGGTGGCTCGTCGTCATCAAGGCGGTCTTCTGCTTCGCCTTCCTGATGGTGACCGTGCTCTTCTCCATCGTGTGGGAGCGCAAGGTCGTCGCCTGGATGCAGCTGCGCATCGGCCCCAACCGGCACGGCCCCTGGGGCCTCCTCCAGTCCCTCGCGGACGGCGTCAAGCTGATGCTCAAGGAGGACGTGATCGTCAAGCGCGCGGACAAGGTGGTCTACGTCCTCGCGCCGATCATCGCCGCCATCCCGGCCTTCATGGCGATCGCCGTGATCCCCTTCGGCCCGGCCGGCAACGAGATCTCGGTCTTCGGCCAGCGGACCACGATGCAGCTCACCGACCTGCCGATCGCGATGCTCTACATCCTCGCGGTCGCCTCCGTCGGCATCTACGGCATCGTGCTGGCGGGCTGGTCGTCCGGCTCCACGTACCCGCTGCTCGGCGGACTCCGCTCCTGCGCGCAGATGATCTCGTACGAGATCGCGATGGGCGCGGCCTTCGCCTCCGTCTTCCTCTACTCCGGGTCGATGTCGACCTCGGCGATCGTCGAGGCGCAGGCGGACCGCTGGTACGTCCTGCTGCTGCCGGTCTCGTTCCTCATCTACATCGTCACGATGATCGGTGAGACCAACCGGGCCCCGTTCGACATGCCCGAGTCCGAGGGCGACCTCGTCGGTGGCTTCAACACCGAGTACTCGTCCATCAAGTTCGCGCTGTTCATGCTCGCCGAGTACGTCAACATGGTCACCGTCTCGGCGGTCTCGGTCACCCTCTTCCTGGGCGGCTGGCGGGCCCCGTACCCGATCAGCACCTTCTGGGAGGGCGCGAACCACGGCTGGTGGCCGATGCTCTGGTTCGTCATCAAGGTGCAGCTGCTGCTGTTCTTCTTCATCTGGCTGCGAGGCACCCTGCCGCGCGTCCGCTACGACCAGCTCATGAAGCTCGGCTGGAAGGTCCTCATCCCGGTCTCGGTCGTCTGGCTGATGCTCGTCGCGACCGTACGGGCGCTGCGCAACGAGGGACAGGACTTCTCGCAGATCGTGCTGTACGTCGGCGGGGCGGTCCTCGCGGTCCTGCTGCTGTCCTTCGTCGTCGACCTCGTCCGTGGCAAGCCGGAAGGGGGCGCGGAAGCCGGGAAGGCGGCGCCGCCCACCGCGTTCGACCCGATGGCGGGCGGATATCCGGTGCCCCCGCTGCCCGGGCAGGAGCTGCCGCCGGTGCCGCGCAGGCGACCGCGCCGCGACCGCGAACTGATTGTCAGTGGTGGCGTGAATACTGACAGTGACGGTCCTCGTGACGGACGTGACGGAAAGGAGGCTGACGGTGTCTGA
- the nuoK gene encoding NADH-quinone oxidoreductase subunit NuoK, with product MNPVNYLYLAALLFTIGAAGVLIRRNAIVVFMCVELMLNACNLAFVAFSRMHGNLDGQIIAFFTMVVAAAEVVVGLAIIVLLFRSRHSASVDDASLMKL from the coding sequence ATGAATCCCGTCAACTACCTCTACCTTGCCGCCCTGTTGTTCACCATCGGTGCGGCCGGCGTGCTGATCAGGCGGAACGCGATCGTGGTCTTCATGTGCGTCGAGCTCATGCTCAACGCCTGCAACCTCGCGTTCGTCGCCTTCTCCCGGATGCACGGCAATCTCGACGGCCAGATCATCGCCTTCTTCACGATGGTCGTCGCCGCCGCGGAGGTCGTGGTCGGGCTCGCGATCATCGTGTTGCTGTTCCGTTCCCGCCACTCGGCCTCGGTCGACGACGCCAGCCTGATGAAGCTGTGA
- a CDS encoding NADH-quinone oxidoreductase subunit G, with translation MTVTTSTPAGGGTAVPPEDLVTLTIDGVEISVPKGTLVIRAAELLGIEIPRFCDHPLLDPAGACRQCIVEVEGQRKPMASCTITCTDGMVVKSQLTSPVAEKAQKGVMELLLINHPLDCPVCDKGGECPLQNQAVSHGQADSRFEGKKRTYEKPVNISTQILLDRERCVLCARCTRFSNQIAGDPMIELLERGALEQVGTGEGDPFTSYFSGNTIQICPVGALTSAAYRFRSRPFDLVSSPSVCEHCAGGCATRTDHRRGKVMRRLAADDPEVNEEWICDKGRFAFRYAQQRDRLTTPLVRNKESGELEPASWPEALEAAAAGLAAARGRAAVLTGGRLTVEDAYAYAKFARVALDTNDVDFRARVHSSEEADFLASTVAGRGRDLDRDGVTYTSLEKAPAVLLAGFEAEEEAPGVFLRLRKAARKHGQRTFAIATHATRGLTKAAGVLLSAAPGTETEWLDALASGTGLDGDGAAAGEALRAEGAVIVVGERLAAVPGALTAVVRTAAATGARLVWIPRRAGERGAVEAGAIPSLLPGGRPATDPRAREETAAVWGVRELPHRYGRDTGQIVEAAATGELGALLVAGVEVADLPDPARAREALDAVGFLVSLELRPSEVTERADVVLPVAAVAEKPGTFLNWEGRARLFEAALKPDQMTRPLPPTDARVLHMLADALARAEGADKHSHLGLPDVQSVRRELDRLGAWGGPRANEPAESARPLPRPGAGEAVLAGHRMLLDQGLLQEGDEALAGTRHAAVARLSAATAAETGVKDGDLLAVIGSAGSVELPLQVTEMPDRVVWLPLNSTGGGVPGDTGARPGELVRIGPATPEAAALDAPEVRA, from the coding sequence GCGCCTGCCGCCAGTGCATCGTCGAGGTCGAGGGCCAGCGCAAGCCGATGGCCTCCTGCACCATCACCTGCACCGACGGCATGGTCGTCAAGTCGCAGCTCACCTCGCCCGTCGCCGAGAAGGCGCAGAAGGGCGTGATGGAGCTGCTGCTCATCAACCACCCCCTCGACTGCCCGGTCTGCGACAAGGGCGGCGAGTGCCCGCTGCAGAACCAGGCCGTCTCGCACGGCCAGGCCGACTCCCGTTTCGAGGGCAAGAAGCGCACGTACGAGAAGCCGGTCAACATCTCCACCCAGATTCTGCTCGACCGCGAGCGGTGCGTGCTGTGCGCGCGCTGTACCCGCTTCTCCAACCAGATCGCCGGCGACCCGATGATCGAACTGCTGGAGCGGGGCGCGCTGGAGCAGGTCGGCACGGGAGAGGGCGACCCCTTCACGTCGTACTTCTCCGGGAACACCATCCAGATCTGCCCGGTGGGCGCGCTGACCTCGGCCGCCTACCGGTTCCGCTCCCGCCCCTTCGACCTCGTCTCGTCGCCGTCCGTCTGCGAGCACTGCGCGGGCGGCTGCGCGACCCGCACCGACCACCGTCGCGGCAAGGTCATGCGGCGGCTCGCCGCCGACGACCCCGAGGTCAACGAGGAGTGGATCTGCGACAAGGGGCGGTTCGCGTTCCGCTACGCTCAGCAGCGCGACCGGCTCACCACCCCGCTCGTCCGCAACAAGGAGAGCGGTGAGCTGGAGCCGGCCAGCTGGCCGGAGGCCCTGGAGGCGGCGGCCGCGGGTCTGGCGGCGGCGCGAGGCCGGGCCGCTGTGCTGACCGGCGGACGGCTCACGGTCGAGGACGCGTACGCGTACGCCAAGTTCGCCCGGGTCGCCCTCGACACGAACGACGTCGACTTCCGGGCCCGGGTCCACTCCTCCGAGGAGGCGGACTTCCTGGCCTCGACCGTCGCCGGGCGCGGACGGGACCTCGACCGCGACGGGGTCACCTACACCTCGCTGGAGAAGGCCCCGGCGGTGCTGCTCGCCGGCTTCGAGGCCGAGGAGGAGGCCCCCGGCGTCTTCCTGCGGCTGCGCAAGGCCGCGCGCAAGCACGGCCAGCGCACCTTCGCCATCGCCACGCACGCCACCCGCGGACTGACGAAGGCCGCGGGCGTGCTGCTGTCCGCCGCCCCCGGCACCGAGACCGAGTGGCTCGACGCACTCGCCTCCGGCACGGGGCTCGACGGTGACGGGGCGGCCGCCGGCGAGGCGCTGCGCGCCGAAGGGGCGGTGATCGTCGTCGGCGAGCGGCTGGCCGCGGTGCCGGGCGCGCTCACCGCGGTGGTGCGGACCGCCGCGGCGACCGGCGCCCGGCTGGTGTGGATCCCGCGCCGGGCAGGAGAGCGCGGCGCCGTGGAGGCGGGCGCGATCCCGTCGCTGCTGCCCGGCGGCCGCCCCGCGACCGACCCGCGGGCCCGCGAGGAGACCGCGGCGGTCTGGGGCGTACGCGAACTCCCGCACCGCTACGGCCGCGACACCGGCCAGATCGTCGAGGCCGCGGCCACCGGCGAACTGGGCGCGCTGCTTGTCGCGGGCGTCGAGGTCGCCGATCTGCCCGACCCCGCACGCGCGCGCGAGGCGCTCGACGCGGTCGGCTTCCTGGTCTCGCTGGAGCTGCGGCCGAGCGAGGTGACCGAGCGGGCCGACGTGGTCCTCCCCGTCGCCGCGGTCGCCGAGAAGCCGGGCACCTTCCTCAACTGGGAAGGCAGGGCACGGCTGTTCGAGGCCGCGCTGAAGCCGGACCAGATGACCCGCCCACTGCCGCCCACCGACGCGCGTGTGCTCCACATGCTCGCCGACGCCCTGGCCCGCGCCGAAGGCGCTGACAAACACAGTCACCTGGGGCTGCCCGACGTGCAGTCGGTACGGCGCGAGCTGGACCGGCTCGGCGCCTGGGGCGGCCCGCGGGCGAACGAGCCCGCTGAGTCGGCCCGGCCGCTGCCCCGCCCCGGAGCGGGCGAGGCGGTCCTCGCGGGCCACCGGATGCTCCTCGACCAGGGCCTGCTCCAGGAGGGCGACGAGGCGCTGGCCGGCACGCGGCACGCCGCGGTCGCCCGGCTCTCCGCCGCCACCGCGGCCGAGACCGGCGTCAAGGACGGCGACCTCCTCGCCGTCATCGGTTCCGCCGGGTCGGTCGAACTGCCGCTCCAGGTGACCGAGATGCCCGACCGGGTGGTCTGGCTCCCGCTCAACTCGACGGGCGGCGGTGTGCCGGGCGACACGGGCGCCCGCCCCGGCGAACTGGTCCGCATCGGCCCGGCGACGCCCGAGGCCGCCGCGCTCGACGCACCGGAGGTGCGCGCATGA
- the nuoL gene encoding NADH-quinone oxidoreductase subunit L, translated as MENLIALLVAAPLLGAVLLLCGGRRLDRTGHWIGTLLAAASFAIGVVLFADMLGRPGEDRTLTQHLYSWIPVQGFQADVAFQLDQLSMTFVLLITGVGSLIHLYSVGYMEHDERRRRFFGYLNLFLAAMLLLVLADNYLLLYVGWEGVGLASYLLIGFWQHKPSAATAAKKAFLVNRVGDMGLSIAIMVMFTTFGTFAFGPVLESTAGTSEGTLTAIALMLLLAACGKSAQVPLQSWLGDAMEGPTPVSALIHAATMVTAGVYLIVRSGAIFNGAPDAQLVVTIVGAVTLLFGAIVGCAKDDIKKALAGSTMSQIGYMILAAGLGPIGYVFAIMHLVTHGFFKAGLFLGAGSVMHGMNDEVDMRKYGGLRKYMPVTFVTFGLGYLAIIGFPGLSGFFSKDKIIEAAFAKGGTEGWILGGAALLGAAITAYYMTRVMLMTFFGEKRWQPDDKGDLPHPHESPRTMTLPMIVLAFGSVFAGGLFSFHEAFVKWLEPVTSFEHGHPPISAATVTISTVAVMVIGVALAYVQYGRRPVPVTAPRGSLLTRAARRDLLQDDFNHIVLVRGGEHLTRSLVYVDHSLVDGVVNGTAASFGGLSGRLRKLQNGYARSYAVSMFGGTAVLIAATLLMRAV; from the coding sequence GTGGAGAACCTGATTGCGCTGCTGGTCGCGGCGCCCCTGCTCGGAGCGGTGCTGCTGCTGTGCGGAGGGCGCAGGCTCGACCGCACGGGCCACTGGATCGGCACACTGCTCGCCGCCGCGTCCTTCGCCATCGGCGTCGTGCTCTTCGCCGACATGCTCGGCAGGCCCGGCGAGGACCGGACGCTGACCCAGCACCTGTACAGCTGGATCCCGGTCCAGGGCTTCCAGGCGGACGTCGCCTTCCAGCTCGACCAGCTGTCGATGACCTTCGTCCTGCTGATCACCGGCGTCGGCTCGCTCATCCACCTGTACTCGGTCGGGTACATGGAGCACGACGAGCGCCGCCGCCGCTTCTTCGGCTACCTCAACCTGTTCCTCGCGGCGATGCTGCTGCTGGTCCTCGCCGACAACTACCTGCTGCTGTACGTCGGCTGGGAGGGCGTCGGCCTCGCCTCGTACCTGCTCATCGGCTTCTGGCAGCACAAGCCCAGCGCGGCGACCGCCGCGAAGAAGGCCTTCCTGGTCAACCGGGTCGGCGACATGGGCCTGTCGATCGCCATCATGGTGATGTTCACGACCTTCGGGACCTTCGCCTTCGGGCCGGTGCTGGAATCCACGGCCGGGACGTCCGAGGGCACGCTGACCGCCATCGCGCTGATGCTGCTGCTCGCCGCCTGCGGCAAGTCCGCCCAGGTGCCGCTGCAGTCCTGGCTCGGGGACGCGATGGAGGGCCCGACCCCGGTCTCGGCCCTGATCCACGCGGCGACGATGGTGACCGCCGGTGTCTACCTGATCGTCCGCTCCGGCGCGATCTTCAACGGGGCGCCGGACGCGCAGCTCGTCGTCACCATCGTCGGCGCGGTCACTCTCCTCTTCGGTGCGATCGTCGGTTGCGCGAAGGACGACATCAAGAAGGCGCTCGCCGGTTCGACGATGTCCCAGATCGGCTACATGATCCTGGCGGCCGGTCTCGGCCCGATCGGTTACGTCTTCGCGATCATGCACCTGGTGACGCACGGCTTCTTCAAGGCCGGGCTCTTCCTCGGCGCCGGCTCGGTCATGCACGGCATGAACGACGAGGTGGACATGAGGAAGTACGGCGGCCTGCGGAAGTACATGCCGGTCACCTTCGTCACCTTCGGCCTCGGCTATCTCGCGATCATCGGCTTCCCGGGCCTGTCCGGCTTCTTCTCCAAGGACAAGATCATCGAGGCGGCCTTCGCCAAGGGCGGCACGGAGGGCTGGATCCTCGGCGGAGCCGCCCTGCTGGGCGCGGCGATCACGGCGTACTACATGACCCGCGTGATGCTCATGACCTTCTTCGGCGAGAAGCGCTGGCAGCCCGACGATAAGGGCGACCTGCCGCATCCGCACGAGTCGCCTCGGACGATGACCCTCCCGATGATCGTGCTCGCCTTCGGGTCGGTCTTCGCGGGCGGTCTCTTCTCGTTCCACGAGGCGTTCGTGAAGTGGCTTGAGCCGGTCACCAGTTTCGAGCACGGCCACCCGCCGATCAGCGCCGCCACGGTCACGATCTCCACGGTCGCGGTGATGGTCATCGGCGTCGCGCTCGCCTACGTCCAGTACGGACGCCGCCCGGTGCCCGTCACCGCCCCGCGCGGCTCGCTGCTCACCCGGGCCGCCCGCCGCGATCTCCTCCAGGACGACTTCAACCACATCGTGCTGGTGCGCGGCGGCGAGCACCTCACCCGCTCGCTCGTCTACGTCGACCACAGCCTGGTCGACGGCGTCGTCAACGGCACGGCGGCGTCGTTCGGCGGACTCTCCGGCCGGCTCCGCAAACTGCAGAACGGCTACGCCCGCTCCTACGCGGTCTCGATGTTCGGAGGTACGGCGGTGCTGATCGCCGCGACCCTGCTGATGAGGGCGGTGTGA
- the nuoI gene encoding NADH-quinone oxidoreductase subunit NuoI codes for MSERSKDSESGFQNPVAGFGVTFKAMFKKRLTEQYPEQEKTTAPRFHGRHQLNRHPDGLEKCVGCELCAWACPADAIYVEGADNTDEERYSPGERYGQVYQINYARCILCGLCIEACPTRALTMTNEFELADSSRENLIYTKEQLLAGLEPGMVDTPHAIYPGTDEQDYYRGLVTEAAPGTERQVATSKGETKPEDQEVDA; via the coding sequence GTGTCTGAGCGATCCAAGGACTCCGAGAGCGGGTTCCAGAACCCGGTCGCCGGCTTCGGCGTGACCTTCAAGGCCATGTTCAAGAAGCGGTTGACCGAGCAGTATCCGGAGCAGGAGAAGACGACGGCGCCGCGCTTCCACGGCCGGCACCAGCTCAACCGGCACCCGGACGGGCTGGAGAAGTGCGTCGGCTGCGAGCTGTGTGCCTGGGCCTGTCCCGCTGACGCCATCTACGTGGAGGGCGCGGACAACACCGACGAGGAGCGTTACTCGCCGGGTGAGCGGTACGGGCAGGTGTACCAGATCAACTACGCCCGCTGCATTCTGTGCGGCCTGTGCATCGAGGCGTGCCCGACCCGGGCGCTCACGATGACCAACGAGTTCGAGCTGGCCGACAGCTCCCGGGAAAACCTGATCTACACCAAGGAGCAGCTCCTCGCGGGGCTGGAGCCCGGCATGGTCGACACCCCGCACGCGATCTACCCCGGGACGGACGAGCAGGACTACTACCGGGGGCTGGTCACCGAGGCCGCGCCCGGCACGGAGCGCCAGGTCGCCACCTCCAAGGGCGAGACGAAGCCCGAGGACCAGGAGGTCGACGCATGA
- a CDS encoding NADH-quinone oxidoreductase subunit J, with the protein MSATFTTLAAAASTGEAVQFWVLGTVAVLGALGTVLMKKAVHSALCLAGTMIVLAVFYLANGAYFLGVVQIVVYTGAIMMLFLFVVMLVGVTAADSLKETIKGQRWWAALCGLGFGILLIAGIGNASLGPGSFIGLGQANAGGNVEGLAALIFTKYVFAFEITGALLISAAVGAMVLTHRERTERASTQRELAEQRVREGKHLPPLPAPGVYARHNAVDIAGLLPDGTASQLSVSKTLRDRGQIRDVSTEALNDLRALEQRSEERLGRAKDALDRDGQEAKR; encoded by the coding sequence ATGAGCGCCACCTTCACCACGCTTGCCGCGGCCGCCTCCACGGGGGAGGCCGTCCAGTTCTGGGTGCTGGGCACCGTCGCCGTCCTCGGCGCGCTGGGGACCGTCCTGATGAAGAAGGCCGTGCACAGCGCGCTGTGCCTCGCCGGGACCATGATCGTCCTGGCGGTCTTCTACCTCGCCAACGGGGCGTACTTCCTGGGTGTCGTCCAGATCGTCGTCTACACCGGCGCGATCATGATGCTGTTCCTCTTCGTCGTCATGCTCGTCGGCGTCACGGCCGCGGACTCCCTCAAGGAGACCATCAAGGGCCAGCGCTGGTGGGCCGCGCTCTGCGGACTCGGCTTCGGCATCCTGCTCATCGCCGGGATCGGGAACGCCTCGCTGGGCCCCGGCTCCTTCATCGGCCTCGGCCAGGCCAACGCGGGTGGCAACGTCGAAGGGCTCGCCGCCCTCATCTTCACCAAGTACGTCTTCGCCTTCGAGATCACCGGTGCGCTGCTGATCTCGGCGGCCGTCGGCGCGATGGTGCTCACCCACCGGGAGCGCACCGAGCGCGCCAGCACTCAGCGGGAACTGGCCGAGCAGCGGGTCCGCGAGGGCAAGCACCTGCCGCCGCTGCCCGCCCCGGGTGTGTACGCCCGGCACAACGCGGTGGACATCGCCGGTCTGCTCCCCGACGGCACCGCGTCGCAGCTGTCCGTCAGCAAGACGCTGCGCGACCGCGGGCAGATCCGCGATGTCTCCACCGAGGCGCTGAACGACCTGAGGGCGCTGGAGCAGCGCTCGGAGGAGCGCCTCGGACGGGCCAAGGACGCACTCGACCGGGACGGACAGGAGGCCAAGCGATGA